Proteins encoded by one window of uncultured Draconibacterium sp.:
- a CDS encoding FtsW/RodA/SpoVE family cell cycle protein produces the protein MQHSILKLFKGDRVLWMVLMLLSVLSLLIVYSSTGALAYRVAQGNTLKYLFRQVVFLSAGIGVILLMVNVLPIKLYSKLAWWALLASIGFLLFSIAMRGTSFVSSSGRTLNFWGATFQPAEMAKISLVLYSAKILGKRQKTKGDLWEAFKKIIFYTAIVCGLIFISDFSTSALLFATIMTMMFCGRIPLKYLFSVVGAGIAFVVTIYFTADHLPESLGRVHTMKGRIERFIDPPPPEASQGITQADYAKLAIYSGGILGKGPGHSDVSNYMAAAYNDFIFAIIVEEYGLIGGIAVIMLFLIFFFRGVVIVRRATRTFPAFMVIGLTLVLVFQAMINIGVSSGALPVTGQPLPWISLGGTSLLFTSLAFGLILSVSHQNQQNKEVTEQPIMIKAPDEDYEIENETKDK, from the coding sequence ATGCAACATTCCATTCTGAAATTATTTAAGGGCGACCGCGTGCTTTGGATGGTGCTGATGCTGTTATCGGTGTTGTCGCTGCTTATTGTGTACAGTTCAACGGGTGCATTGGCCTATCGTGTGGCTCAGGGAAACACCTTGAAATACCTGTTTCGCCAGGTGGTGTTTTTAAGTGCAGGAATTGGGGTGATATTGCTCATGGTAAATGTGCTGCCCATAAAATTGTACTCAAAACTTGCATGGTGGGCTTTGCTGGCAAGTATCGGCTTTTTACTTTTTTCCATTGCAATGCGTGGAACATCCTTTGTTTCGTCCAGCGGACGTACACTTAATTTCTGGGGAGCAACTTTTCAACCCGCCGAAATGGCCAAGATTTCACTGGTTTTATATTCGGCCAAAATTTTAGGAAAACGCCAAAAAACAAAAGGCGATTTGTGGGAAGCATTTAAGAAGATAATTTTTTATACGGCTATTGTCTGTGGTTTGATTTTTATATCCGATTTCTCGACCTCGGCATTGCTTTTCGCAACAATCATGACGATGATGTTTTGCGGCCGGATTCCATTAAAATATTTGTTTTCGGTAGTAGGAGCCGGAATTGCATTTGTAGTAACAATATATTTTACTGCCGATCATTTGCCCGAAAGTTTGGGGCGCGTTCATACCATGAAAGGGCGGATTGAACGTTTTATCGATCCTCCTCCACCTGAAGCGTCGCAGGGAATTACGCAGGCCGACTATGCAAAACTAGCCATTTATTCCGGCGGAATTCTCGGAAAAGGCCCCGGTCACTCAGATGTAAGTAATTACATGGCCGCTGCCTATAACGACTTTATTTTTGCCATAATCGTTGAAGAATACGGTTTAATTGGCGGTATTGCTGTAATCATGCTTTTCCTGATTTTCTTTTTCAGGGGAGTGGTAATAGTCAGGCGTGCCACCCGAACCTTTCCGGCGTTTATGGTAATCGGGCTAACATTGGTGCTGGTTTTTCAGGCCATGATAAATATAGGTGTTTCAAGCGGCGCGTTGCCGGTAACCGGACAACCGCTGCCCTGGATTAGTTTGGGAGGGACATCGCTGTTGTTTACTTCGTTGGCTTTTGGATTGATACTTAGTGTGAGTCACCAAAACCAGCAAAACAAAGAAGTTACGGAGCAACCGATTATGATTAAAGCTCCTGACGAAGATTATGAAATAGAAAATGAAACAAAAGATAAATAG
- the ftsZ gene encoding cell division protein FtsZ translates to MTEELANFQFPKAASSIIKVIGVGGGGCNAVNHMFEEGIKGVDYIICNTDSQAMDNSPVPIKIQLGTTLTEGRGAGNKPERGAEAARENYEDLKKVLGDNTKMLFIAAGMGGGTGTGAAPVIASLARELDILTIAVVTIPSPAEGNKRRAQAQEGIDKMAEFVDSMLVISNDRLHHIYGDLPASQAFKMADNIVSTAVKGVAEIITVHGNVNIDYTDVETVMQKSEVFIMGTGYATGEGRAMDAVNAALESPLLDSNDIYGTKNILLNIISGSEEIRIGEIGEIIESLQEKAGQDADIIWGNGYDERLGDKISVTILATGFDTNPNKELQPEKEVQKFDLDDDLEETVEQQEPKNEAVEAISIDLNEDEPYEPEPEEEETIMFVPPQPKPKAKPKSKSKGFGWKTKEKTKTREKAEKKKDEPVTESNIDNWFYKNFGSKIFNDGDDDQPLE, encoded by the coding sequence ATGACCGAAGAATTAGCAAATTTTCAATTTCCGAAGGCAGCATCATCAATTATTAAGGTAATTGGAGTTGGCGGTGGTGGTTGCAACGCGGTCAATCACATGTTCGAAGAGGGAATAAAGGGTGTTGACTATATCATCTGTAATACCGATTCGCAAGCCATGGACAATAGTCCGGTGCCGATTAAAATTCAGCTTGGAACCACATTAACCGAAGGGCGGGGCGCAGGAAATAAACCTGAACGAGGAGCCGAAGCCGCCCGCGAAAATTACGAAGATCTGAAAAAGGTGCTGGGTGACAATACTAAAATGTTGTTTATAGCGGCTGGAATGGGTGGAGGAACCGGAACCGGCGCCGCTCCCGTAATTGCAAGCCTGGCCCGCGAACTTGATATCTTAACCATTGCAGTAGTTACAATTCCGTCGCCGGCCGAAGGAAATAAACGCCGGGCACAAGCACAGGAAGGTATTGATAAAATGGCCGAATTTGTTGATAGTATGCTTGTGATCAGTAACGACAGGTTGCACCACATTTACGGTGATTTACCGGCAAGTCAGGCTTTTAAAATGGCTGACAATATTGTATCGACAGCCGTTAAAGGAGTAGCCGAAATTATAACTGTTCACGGGAATGTAAACATCGACTACACCGATGTGGAAACAGTGATGCAAAAAAGCGAAGTTTTCATAATGGGTACCGGTTATGCCACTGGCGAAGGCCGTGCCATGGATGCCGTAAATGCAGCGCTGGAATCGCCACTACTGGATAGTAATGATATTTACGGAACAAAAAATATACTGTTGAATATTATCTCCGGAAGTGAGGAGATCAGGATTGGAGAGATTGGAGAAATTATTGAATCGCTGCAGGAAAAAGCCGGTCAGGATGCCGATATAATTTGGGGTAACGGCTACGACGAACGTCTTGGCGACAAAATTAGTGTTACCATTCTGGCCACCGGGTTCGATACCAATCCAAACAAAGAATTGCAACCCGAAAAAGAGGTGCAGAAATTTGATCTTGACGATGATCTTGAAGAAACTGTTGAGCAGCAAGAACCGAAAAATGAGGCGGTAGAAGCAATTAGTATCGATTTAAACGAAGACGAACCATACGAGCCTGAGCCGGAAGAGGAAGAAACGATCATGTTTGTTCCTCCGCAACCAAAACCAAAAGCAAAGCCAAAATCCAAGTCAAAAGGGTTTGGCTGGAAAACAAAAGAAAAGACCAAAACCAGGGAAAAGGCAGAGAAAAAGAAAGATGAGCCTGTTACGGAATCGAATATTGATAACTGGTTTTATAAAAATTTTGGAAGCAAGATTTTTAATGATGGAGATGATGATCAACCTCTTGAATAA
- the murG gene encoding undecaprenyldiphospho-muramoylpentapeptide beta-N-acetylglucosaminyltransferase, with protein MKQKINRAIISGGGTGGHIFPALAIANEIKKRNPDADILFVGAEDRMEMEKVPAAGYKIIGLPVMGFPRKPSMKMITFFKKLRQSSKLAKKIVADFNPEVAIGVGGYASGPLLRAAAKAKVPCLIQEQNSYAGITNKLLSKKVNSICVAYDKMERFFPAEKLIFTGNPVRENLIEKQNRKEAFEFFNVSEEDKVVLIVGGSLGARSVNQAVLKNIKEIEASAVQVIWQTGAYYYDKIQEELTNAKPKNLQVHKFITRMDLAYEVADLVISRAGAGTISELCLVGKASVLVPSPNVSEDHQTKNAMALVEQDAALMVRDDEINEKLFPLAFDVVKDEARCNALATKSKELAKPEATKQIVDEVEKLVRQ; from the coding sequence ATGAAACAAAAGATAAATAGAGCCATAATTAGCGGAGGAGGTACCGGGGGACATATTTTCCCGGCGCTTGCCATTGCCAACGAAATTAAAAAGCGCAATCCTGACGCGGATATTTTATTTGTTGGTGCCGAAGACCGGATGGAAATGGAGAAGGTGCCAGCCGCCGGTTATAAAATTATTGGCTTGCCGGTGATGGGGTTTCCGCGGAAACCCAGCATGAAAATGATTACCTTCTTTAAAAAGTTGCGCCAAAGTTCGAAGTTGGCTAAAAAAATTGTTGCCGATTTTAATCCTGAAGTGGCGATAGGAGTTGGGGGTTATGCCAGCGGTCCGTTATTGCGTGCGGCGGCAAAAGCAAAGGTGCCCTGTTTAATTCAGGAGCAAAATTCCTACGCCGGAATTACCAATAAACTCCTAAGCAAAAAGGTAAATTCCATTTGTGTGGCTTACGATAAAATGGAGCGCTTTTTCCCGGCCGAAAAACTGATTTTTACAGGAAATCCTGTTCGCGAAAATTTGATTGAAAAGCAAAACAGAAAAGAAGCTTTCGAGTTTTTTAATGTAAGCGAGGAAGATAAGGTTGTGTTGATTGTTGGTGGCAGTCTTGGTGCACGTTCAGTAAACCAGGCGGTGCTGAAAAATATAAAAGAAATTGAAGCTTCGGCTGTTCAGGTGATCTGGCAGACCGGGGCGTATTATTACGATAAAATTCAGGAAGAACTGACAAATGCGAAACCCAAAAACCTGCAGGTCCATAAGTTTATAACACGTATGGATTTGGCTTACGAAGTGGCCGATTTGGTGATTTCGAGAGCGGGAGCAGGAACAATTTCGGAGTTGTGTTTGGTGGGGAAAGCGTCGGTATTGGTGCCGTCGCCAAATGTTTCGGAAGACCATCAAACAAAAAATGCGATGGCTTTGGTAGAACAGGATGCTGCTTTAATGGTGCGCGATGATGAGATTAACGAGAAATTATTTCCGCTGGCTTTTGACGTGGTAAAAGATGAAGCGCGTTGCAACGCTTTAGCCACCAAAAGTAAAGAGTTAGCTAAACCCGAAGCGACCAAGCAAATAGTTGATGAAGTAGAAAAATTAGTGAGACAATAG
- the ftsZ gene encoding cell division protein FtsZ — protein MEDMADFVMEKTPGAEIKVIGVGGGGGNAVNHMFKHGIRDVDFVICNTDAQAMEASAVRTRVQLGASLTEGRGAGNKPDVGKQAAIENIEDVKNTLSENTKMVFVTAGMGGGTGTGAAPVIAQCCKEQGYLTVAIVTIPFRNEGRRRIKQAYEGIKELAAYVDSLLVINNERIREMYGDFGISEAFAKADNVLATAAKGIAEIITVPGYINVDFADVETVMRKSGMAVMGTGVSDEEDRAEDAVKKALNSPLLNDNEIRGARNILVNINSGNKEVTMDEVGRITDYVQNMAGFDADLIWGNGKDETLGEKLSVTVIATGFPTSIISELSEQSQKKVVSHTLEKETVSVEKEEHASGISSEDKRSQSTFEFEISNKSKNEDDEFESLYPITSRERNNAEKEIDINDYENLSDDDVDELENVPAFKRRNIRINDPKYKRDRSGYSVDRDNRISDRNSYLHDNVD, from the coding sequence ATGGAAGATATGGCTGATTTTGTAATGGAAAAAACACCTGGTGCCGAAATAAAGGTAATAGGAGTTGGTGGCGGTGGTGGCAATGCGGTAAACCATATGTTTAAGCACGGAATTCGCGATGTGGATTTTGTAATCTGCAACACCGATGCGCAGGCTATGGAGGCAAGTGCTGTTCGCACGCGTGTTCAGCTTGGAGCTTCGTTAACCGAAGGACGTGGTGCCGGCAACAAACCCGATGTTGGCAAACAGGCAGCCATCGAAAATATTGAGGATGTAAAAAATACCTTGTCGGAAAACACAAAAATGGTTTTTGTAACTGCCGGAATGGGCGGTGGAACCGGAACCGGAGCAGCACCTGTTATTGCACAGTGTTGTAAAGAGCAGGGGTATTTAACGGTGGCTATTGTTACCATTCCATTCCGTAACGAAGGGCGACGTCGAATAAAACAAGCCTACGAGGGTATTAAGGAGTTGGCAGCTTACGTCGATTCGTTGTTGGTGATTAATAACGAACGAATTCGCGAAATGTATGGCGATTTTGGGATATCGGAGGCTTTTGCCAAAGCAGATAATGTGCTGGCCACTGCAGCAAAAGGAATAGCCGAAATTATTACGGTTCCCGGATATATAAATGTTGATTTTGCTGATGTGGAAACTGTAATGCGAAAAAGCGGAATGGCCGTTATGGGAACCGGGGTAAGTGATGAAGAAGACCGCGCAGAGGATGCAGTGAAAAAGGCCCTAAATTCGCCATTGCTGAATGATAATGAGATTCGCGGAGCACGAAATATTTTGGTAAATATCAACTCCGGAAATAAAGAAGTTACCATGGATGAAGTTGGCCGAATTACCGATTATGTGCAAAACATGGCCGGGTTTGACGCCGATTTGATTTGGGGAAATGGAAAAGATGAAACTTTGGGCGAAAAGCTGTCGGTAACCGTAATTGCTACCGGATTTCCAACGAGCATTATTTCTGAACTGTCAGAGCAAAGTCAGAAAAAAGTAGTAAGTCATACGCTTGAGAAAGAAACGGTGTCGGTAGAAAAAGAGGAGCATGCGTCTGGTATAAGTTCTGAAGATAAAAGAAGTCAGTCGACCTTTGAATTTGAAATCAGCAACAAAAGCAAAAACGAAGACGATGAGTTTGAATCTTTGTATCCGATAACCTCTCGCGAACGGAACAATGCGGAAAAGGAAATTGATATTAATGATTACGAAAATCTGAGCGACGACGATGTGGACGAGTTGGAAAATGTTCCGGCTTTTAAACGCAGAAATATTCGTATAAACGATCCAAAATACAAACGCGACCGGTCAGGATATTCCGTAGATCGCGACAATCGAATTTCAGACAGAAACAGTTATTTACACGATAACGTTGATTAA
- the murC gene encoding UDP-N-acetylmuramate--L-alanine ligase: MDNIQKIKNVYFLGIGGIGMSALARYFKFSGRNVAGYDRTETALTDALQKEGINVHFDDDIRNIPSKWNPAETIAVYTPALPDEHKELNWFKSQPIGLFKRAKVLGMICNERKGIGVAGTHGKTTTSTIVTNILSKTEQGCGAFLGGISKNFRSNLVLPENDSPWIVAEADEFDRSFLHLKPQLALVTSVDADHLDIYGEKEKIVESFEKFISQIRPDGSLVLKEGVELDTSKTDAKVYSYSLKGKTDFAALNLQLNPETGFYSFDLKTPGGIIANCKMNYPGLVNVENTVGASALAWLAGASANAIKAGIEDYEGVARRFDIRYRSENRIYIDDYAHHPAELEAFITSVKALFPDKKVTGIFQPHLYSRTKDFAAEFAQSLDLLDKAILIPLYPAREEPIPGVSSAIIYKEMKLENRMLAERDEVLKILKSDPNEIVLTMGAGDIDRMVESIIELLESKEK, translated from the coding sequence ATGGACAACATTCAGAAAATAAAGAATGTATATTTCCTTGGGATCGGAGGAATAGGGATGAGTGCGCTGGCTCGTTATTTTAAATTTTCGGGGCGCAATGTGGCTGGATACGATCGCACTGAAACAGCACTGACTGATGCGCTGCAGAAAGAGGGAATCAATGTGCATTTTGATGATGATATCCGCAATATTCCGTCGAAGTGGAATCCGGCGGAAACAATTGCTGTATATACACCGGCTTTGCCCGACGAGCATAAAGAACTGAATTGGTTTAAAAGCCAGCCAATTGGCTTGTTTAAGCGGGCGAAAGTGCTCGGAATGATTTGCAACGAACGGAAAGGAATCGGCGTTGCAGGAACACACGGAAAGACGACGACAAGTACCATCGTTACCAATATTCTGAGTAAAACAGAACAAGGATGCGGCGCATTTTTGGGCGGTATTTCAAAGAATTTTAGAAGTAATTTGGTGCTTCCGGAAAACGATTCGCCATGGATTGTTGCAGAAGCCGATGAGTTCGATCGTTCGTTTCTGCACCTGAAACCGCAATTGGCGCTGGTTACTTCGGTTGATGCCGACCATTTGGATATTTATGGCGAAAAGGAAAAAATCGTTGAGTCGTTCGAGAAATTTATTTCACAGATCCGGCCCGACGGAAGTTTGGTGCTAAAAGAAGGAGTAGAATTGGATACTTCAAAAACCGATGCAAAAGTTTATTCCTATTCATTAAAAGGAAAAACCGATTTTGCTGCGCTGAATTTGCAATTGAATCCTGAAACAGGCTTTTATTCGTTTGATTTAAAAACACCGGGAGGAATAATTGCCAACTGCAAAATGAATTATCCGGGGCTGGTGAATGTTGAAAATACGGTTGGAGCCAGTGCTTTGGCATGGCTGGCCGGAGCATCGGCAAATGCCATAAAAGCCGGGATTGAAGATTACGAAGGTGTGGCCCGTCGTTTTGATATCCGTTACCGTTCGGAGAACCGGATCTATATCGACGATTACGCGCATCACCCGGCGGAATTAGAGGCATTTATAACTTCGGTTAAGGCTTTGTTTCCCGATAAAAAAGTAACCGGAATTTTTCAGCCTCACCTGTATTCGCGCACCAAAGATTTTGCTGCAGAGTTTGCACAAAGTCTGGATTTGCTGGATAAGGCAATTCTTATTCCGCTTTACCCGGCGCGCGAAGAGCCAATTCCGGGAGTATCATCCGCTATTATTTATAAAGAAATGAAGCTGGAAAACAGGATGCTGGCCGAGCGCGATGAGGTGTTGAAAATACTAAAATCAGACCCAAATGAAATTGTACTAACAATGGGTGCCGGCGATATCGACCGTATGGTGGAAAGTATAATTGAATTGTTGGAAAGTAAAGAAAAATGA
- the ftsA gene encoding cell division protein FtsA, whose protein sequence is MASKTNLSVVIDMGTSKMVALAGRATAEGKMEILGTAQVPSKGIKRGMIFNLADATESITAVLEQLDAQLEDEIDVVDVAYAGKRMRTIDYKASRFTGEGDVVSNLDIDELYNEAKSLQIKNDYRILKVIPTSFIIDDEIEELKPVGATGKKIEARYKLVIMPDQEYQILTRVLESVGVELGEVFHSSLALAEAALSKPEKEMGGVVLDIGAGTTNLAIYYENALVHTAVIPFAGAVITNDLKVGCSTFLEKAELLKVRYGQALGDQIKTEDTVTIAKNNGWEPKEITIRSLAYIIQARLEEIVDCVVKEIERSGVADRLGTGIVLSGGTSNLGHIITLVKFHTGLDARRAHPVILPANRREEAKNPAFLTALGALKLSISQNVGEERILPEPKVHRSGRGLMTNVKGALQSAINFFGDDNEDLEFN, encoded by the coding sequence ATGGCTTCAAAAACAAATCTTTCGGTTGTTATCGACATGGGAACCTCAAAAATGGTTGCACTAGCGGGCAGAGCAACCGCCGAGGGAAAAATGGAAATTCTGGGTACTGCCCAGGTGCCATCAAAAGGCATAAAAAGAGGTATGATTTTTAATCTTGCTGATGCAACGGAGTCCATCACGGCAGTGTTGGAACAGTTGGATGCGCAGCTGGAAGACGAAATTGATGTTGTTGATGTGGCGTACGCCGGAAAACGTATGCGAACCATCGACTACAAAGCGTCGCGTTTTACAGGTGAGGGTGACGTTGTGTCGAATTTGGATATTGACGAGTTATACAATGAAGCGAAAAGCCTGCAGATTAAAAATGATTACCGTATTCTGAAAGTTATTCCAACCTCTTTTATTATCGATGATGAAATTGAGGAACTAAAACCTGTTGGAGCCACAGGGAAAAAAATTGAAGCCCGTTACAAACTGGTGATTATGCCTGATCAGGAATACCAGATATTGACCCGTGTTTTGGAAAGTGTAGGAGTTGAGTTGGGCGAAGTTTTTCACTCGTCGCTGGCATTAGCAGAGGCCGCGCTTTCAAAACCTGAAAAGGAAATGGGCGGTGTAGTGCTTGATATTGGTGCTGGCACAACCAATCTGGCTATTTATTACGAAAATGCTTTGGTACATACAGCTGTAATTCCGTTTGCCGGAGCTGTTATTACCAACGACTTAAAAGTCGGTTGTTCCACATTTCTTGAAAAAGCGGAGCTGTTAAAAGTACGCTATGGACAGGCGTTGGGCGACCAGATTAAAACCGAAGATACCGTCACCATTGCCAAAAACAATGGCTGGGAACCGAAAGAAATTACCATCAGAAGTCTGGCTTACATTATCCAGGCACGTTTGGAAGAGATTGTGGATTGTGTGGTGAAAGAGATTGAAAGATCGGGAGTTGCTGATCGTTTGGGAACAGGTATTGTGCTCTCCGGCGGAACTTCAAATTTAGGGCACATAATCACACTTGTGAAATTTCATACCGGTTTGGATGCACGAAGGGCACACCCCGTAATTCTTCCTGCAAACCGTAGAGAAGAAGCAAAAAATCCGGCATTTTTAACTGCATTGGGAGCCTTAAAACTATCCATTTCGCAAAATGTTGGAGAAGAAAGAATATTGCCCGAGCCAAAAGTACACCGAAGCGGACGCGGTTTAATGACCAACGTTAAAGGAGCTTTACAAAGTGCAATCAACTTTTTTGGCGACGATAACGAAGACCTTGAATTCAATTAA